The following coding sequences are from one Lolium rigidum isolate FL_2022 chromosome 6, APGP_CSIRO_Lrig_0.1, whole genome shotgun sequence window:
- the LOC124662760 gene encoding protein Rf1, mitochondrial-like: MPQLGVNAGLAPDDFVERNLDIVVGLVSRSSQRGQGFNRRYAFNVVRLQPPTTYEGIPHASPRLCSSTPPAILLHPADFPNPPPPLLLQTSTPPLSRFRHYSTTPMSRLHPLRRSSSSTSTSPPSRSWSPHAAFAAATGRVRTGTLSQEDAHNLFDELLRQATPVPERSLNSFLAALARAPSYDDRRSGPALAVALFNRVCQEDAGLQVAPPTVCTFAILMDCCCRARRPDLGLALFGRLLKEGMKTNQIIANTFLKCFCDAKRTDEAVDVLLHRMSELGCVPDVISYNTVLKRLCEDSRSQQALDLLLTLAREGGGCSPDVVSYSTVIHGFFREGEIGKACNLFHEMLQQGVVPSVVTYSSVIDALCKARAMDKAELILRHMADNGVRPDSVTFNCMINGYSTSERWKEAAKMFKEMISLGLVPNIITCSSLIASLCKHGRSKEAAQIFDSMTAKGHKPDITSYSILLHGYGNEGFLLDMVNLFNSMKNNGIVPNCRVFNILIGAYAKCGMMDEAMLIFAEMQGRGVCPDLVTYSTLIAALCRMGRLGDAKEKFSEMIVVGIQPEKVVYHCLIQGCCMHGDLVKAKELVSEMVNKGIPRPNIVFFNSVINSLCKDGRVVDAQDTFDLVIHIGERPDVITFNSLIDGYGLVGKMDKALRVLDAMVSEGVEPNVVTYNTLVNSYFKNGRFDDGLALFTEMLSKRVKPTTVTYGIILDGLFRAGRTDDAKKRFHEMIQSGIAVNISIYNIILGGLCRNNCAGEAITLFHKLAEMNVKFDIKTLNIMIDAMYKVRRREEAKKLFAAISNSGLVPNVFTYSIVIKNLLKEGSLEEADNIFSSMEKIGCAPSSRLINDVIRMLLENGKIAKAGDYLSKVDGKSISLEASTTSLMLSLFSTNGKYREDMKLLPAKYQIFDGLG; the protein is encoded by the exons ATGCCGCAGCTTGGCGTGAACGCAGGGCTCGCGCCCGACGACTTCGTTGAGCGCAACCTCGACATCGTCGTCGGCCTCGTCTCGCGCTCGAGCCAACGCGGACAAG gatttaatcGACGTTATGCTTTcaatg TTGTGCGACTCCAACCTCCCACCACGTACGAAGGAATtccccacgcctcgcctcgcctctgctccagcacgccgccggcgaTCCTCCTCCACCCTGCCGATTTCCCGAATCCACCTCCGCCACTCCTCCTCCAGACCTCCACGCCGCCACTTTCCCGATTCCGCCACTACTCCACAACGCCGATGTCGCGCCTCCACCCCCTCCGTCGcagctcctcctccacttccaccTCGCCGCCATCACGTTCCTGGTCACCCCACGCTGCCTTTGCGGCGGCCACGGGCCGTGTCCGCACAGGAACGCTTAGCCAGGAGGATGCACACAACCTGTTCGACGAATTGCTGCGCCAAGCCACCccggtccccgagcgctccctcaACAGCTTCCTTGCTGCGCTCGCCCGAGCTCCGTCCTACGACGACCGCAGAAGCGGCCCCGCTCTTGCCGTCGCTCTCTTCAACCGCGTGTGCCAAGAAGATGCCGGCCTGCAGGTGGCGCCGCCCACAGTCTGCACCTTTGCCATCCTCATGGACTGCTGCTGCCGCGCACGTCGACCGGACCTTGGGCTTGCCTTGTTCGGCCGTCTCCTCAAAGAAGGTATGAAAACAAACCAGATCATCGCCAACACCTTCCTCAAGTGCTTCTGCGATGCAAAACGGACAGATGAGGCTGTGGACGTACTGCTTCATAGGATGTCTGAGCTTGGCTGTGTGCCTGATGTTATCTCATACAACACAGTTCTCAAGAGGTTATGTGAAGATAGCAGGAGCCAGCAAGCACTTGACCTGCTCCTTACGCTGGCAAGAGAAGGAGGTGGCTGTTCCCCCGACGTGGTGTCATACAGCACGGTCATCCATGGCTTCTTTAGGGAGGGTGAAATAGGCAAAGCATGCAATCTCTTCCATGAAATGCTGCAGCAAGGAGTTGTGCCCAGTGTGGTCACATACAGCTCGGTTATTGATGCATTGTGCAAGGCCAGAGCAATGGACAAGGCAGAGCTAATCCTTCGGCACATGGCTGATAATGGTGTTCGACCGGATAGTGTGACATTCAATTGCATGATCAATGGATATTCCACATCAGAGCGGTGGAAAGAGGCAGCTAAAATGTTCAAAGAAATGATAAGCCTGGGTCTTGTACCAAATATTATTACTTGCAGCTCGCTCATTGCTTCCCTTTGCAAGCATGGGAGAAGCAAAGAAGCTGCACAAATTTTTGATTCCATGACTGCCAAAGGACACAAACCTGATATCACGTCGTACTCTATTTTGCTACATGGGTATGGCAATGAAGGATTTTTACTTGATATGGTTAATCTCTTTAATTCAATGAAAAACAACGGCATTGTACCCAACTGCCGTGTTTTCAACATATTAATTGGCGCGTATGCTAAATGTGGAATGATGGATGAAGCTATGCTCATATTTGCCGAAATGCAGGGACGGGGAGTGTGTCCAGATTTAGTCACCTATTCAACTCTAATAGCCGCACTTTGTAGAATGGGTAGACTGGGAGATGCTAAGGAAAAATTCAGTGAGATGATTGTTGTGGGAATACAGCCGGAAAAGGTTGTTTATCATTGCTTAATTCAGGGTTGTTGTATGCATGGTGATCTGGTTAAAGCGAAAGAGTTGGTTTCTGAAATGGTGAACAAAGGTATTCCTCGTCCTAACATCGTGTTCTTCAATTCAGTAATAAATAGTCTATGCAAAGACGGAAGGGTTGTGGATGCACAAGATACATTTGACTTAGTTATACACATTGGTGAGAGGCCGGATGTCATTACTTTTAATTCACTGATTGACGGGTATGGCTTAGTCGGCAAGATGGATAAAGCACTTCGAGTGCTTGATGCCATGGTATCAGAAGGTGTTGAGCCTAATGTTGTTACATACAATACACTTGTGAATAGTTATTTTAAAAATGGAAGGTTCGATGATGGTTTAGCTCTATTCACAGAAATGTTGTCCAAGAGAGTTAAACCTACAACTGTCACATATGGCATCATATTGGATGGTTTATTTCGTGCTGGGAGAACCGATGATGCAAAGAAAAGGTTCCATGAGATGATCCAAAGTGGAATAGCTGTCAACATTTCCATATACAATATAATTCTTGGAGGGCTTTGCAGAAATAATTGTGCCGGCGAAGCAATCACGTTGTTCCATAAATTAGCTGAAATGAATGTGAAGTTTGATATCAAAACACTCAATATCATGATCGATGCAATGTACAAAGTtaggagaagagaagaagctaAAAAATTATTTGCTGCAATATCAAACAGTGGGTTGGTACCTAATGTTTTTACTTATAGCATAGTGATAAAAAATCTTCTAAAGGAAGGATCACTGGAAGAAGCTGACAATATCTTTTCATCAATGGAGAAGATTGGTTGTGCTCCGAGCTCCCGTCTTATAAATGATGTCATTAGAATGTTGTTGGAAAATGGCAAGATTGCCAAGGCCGGAGATTATTTATCTAAAGTTGATGGGAAGAGCATCTCACTTGAAGCTTCAACTACTTCGTTGATGTTGTCTCTCTTTTCAACGAATGGGAAATATCGGGAGGATATGAAATTGCTCCCTGCAAAGTATCAAATCTTCGATGGACTTGGTTGA
- the LOC124662759 gene encoding laccase-12-like translates to MTCSCRRQTRRSSFILDSALATSPSLGYPPQAAFGWGCFGMGFGWKARGGPGAGAVPADRRNTTFYACCHPLHLHGFNFFVVGQGSGNYDPARDPARFNLVDPVERNTVGVPAGGWVAIRFCADNPGVWFMHCHLEVHMSWGLKMAWLVLDGSCPEQKLPPPPTDLPKC, encoded by the exons ATGACTTGTTCATGCCGCCGGCAGACTAGAAGGAGCAGCTTCATCCTCGACTCCGCCCTCGCCACCTCCCCCTCCCTCGGCTACCCTCCTCAGGCCGCAT TTGGTTGGGGCTGCTTCGGGATGGGTTTCGGGTGGAAGGCGCGCGGAGGACCCGGAGCCGGGGCGGTGCCGGCGGACAGACG TAACACGACATTTTATGCATGTTGCCACCCGCTGCACCTGCACGGCTTCAACTTCTTCGTCGTCGGCCAGGGGTCTGGGAACTACGACCCGGCTCGCGACCCGGCCAGGTTCAACCTCGTCGACCCCGTCGAGCGCAACACCGTCGGCGTCCCCGCCGGCGGCTGGGTCGCCATCCGCTTCTGTGCAGACAACCCAG GTGTATGGTTCATGCATTGCCACTTGGAGGTGCACATGAGCTGGGGACTGAAGATGGCGTGGCTGGTGCTGGACGGCAGCTGTCCGGAGCAgaagctcccgccgccgccgacggatcTCCCGAAATGCTAG
- the LOC124660081 gene encoding uncharacterized protein LOC124660081 has protein sequence MLIGGTSGIQFDLDSQRLTVIDSPPGLHDSVQIIHSEDGGVAFATLSGPWNTPRFRIWEREVNSYGVARWELRKTVELQKILGLRFKIDTELSSIVGYAEDINAIFLWVHSSVYMVQIESMQSKELFQSDRLHIYHPFTSFYIQGMESSLRRK, from the exons ATGCTTATCGGGGGTACGAGTGGCATACAGTTTGATCTGGATAGTCAGAGGCTAACTGTGATCGACAGCCCTCCTGGTCTTCATGACAGTGTTCAGATCATCCATTCAGAGGATGGCGGTGTTGCCTTTGCCACTTTGTCGGGCCCCTGGAACACCCCCCGCTTCCGAATCTGGGAGAGGGAGGTCAACTCTTATGGTGTTGCTAGATGGGAGCTGCGAAAGACTGTTGAACTGCAGAAGATTCTTGGATTGCGGTTTAAGATTGACACAGAGTTATCATCTATAGTGGGTTATGCCGAGGATATTAATGCCATCTTTTTGTGGGTGCACTCATCTGTCTATATGGTTCAGATTGAGTCAATGCAGTCTAAGGAACTTTTTCAAAGTGATAGATTGcacatctatcatcctttcacaaGTTTCTATATTCAAG GTATGGAGAGCAGTTTGAGGAGGAAGTAG